The Benincasa hispida cultivar B227 chromosome 11, ASM972705v1, whole genome shotgun sequence genome has a segment encoding these proteins:
- the LOC120090397 gene encoding homogentisate solanesyltransferase, chloroplastic-like isoform X1: MEHSMFQSVSLRTPAVNSTLKPSLPHCKLLVRPAATTPSRLLPNFALHLQPRWPCGCRRNVLTKSWRRTSIQACTQVGAAGPDPLVNNISAFRDACWRFLRPHTIRGTALGSVSLVTRALIENSHLIKWSLLFKALSGLFALICGNGYIVGINQIYDIGIDKVNKPYLPIAAGDLSVKSAWLLVIFFAVAGLLIVGLNFGPFITSLYSLGLFLGTIYSVPPFRMKRFPVAAFLIIATVRGFLLNFGVYYATRAALGLTFEWSSPVAFITTFVTLFALVIAITKDLPDVEGDRKFQISTLATKLGVRNISLLGSGLLLLNYVAAIAAAIYMPQAFNRIIMIPVHAILALSLIFQSWLLERANYSQEAISTFYRFIWNLFYAEYIIFPLI; this comes from the exons ATGGAGCATTCAATGTTTCAATCCGTTTCGCTTCGAACTCCGGCTGTAAATTCCACTCTCAAGCCTTCTCTGCCTCACTGTAAGCTTCTAGTTAGGCCCGCAGCAACTACTCCTTCACGTTTGCTCCCGAATTTCGCTCTTCATCTGCAGCCGAGATGGCCGTGCGGTTGCAGGAGAAATGTTTTGACCAAATCGTGGAGACGAACTTCCATTCAg GCCTGCACTCAAGTTGGAGCTGCAGGACCTGATCCCCTAGTGAACAATATTTCAGCATTTAGAGATGCTTGCTGGAGGTTTTTAAGGCCCCATACAATACGTGGAACAGCTCTAGGATCCGT TTCGTTGGTGACTAGAGCATTGATTGAAAATTCACACCTGATAAAGTGGTCCTTGCTGTTCAAGGCTTTGTCTGGTCTTTTTGCTCTTATATGTGGAAATGGTTATATAGTCGGTATCAATCAGATTTATGATATTGGAATTGACAA AGTCAACAAGCCGTATTTACCGATAGCTGCAGGAGATCTTTCAGTCAAATCTGCATGGCTCTTGGTGATATTTTTTGCAGTTGCTGGTCTATTAATTGTCGGATTGAACTTTGGGCCATTTATTACTTCTCTCTACAGTCTCGGTCTTTTCCTTGGGACTATCTACTCTGttcctccattcagaatgaagaGATTTCCTGTTGCAGCATTTCTTATAATTGCCACA GTACGAggttttcttcttaattttggCGTCTATTATGCCACTAGAGCTGCGCTTGGACTTACGTTTGAGTGGAG CTCACCTGTGGCTTTCATTACCACATTTGTGACCCTGTTTGCTTTAGTGATCGCCATAACAAAAGATCTTCCAGATGTAGAGGGAGATCGCAA GTTTCAGATATCGACCTTAGCAACAAAGCTTGGAGTTAGAAATATTTCACTTCTTGGTTCTGGACTTCTGCTGTTAAATTATGTTGCTGCTATAGCAGCTGCAATTTACATGCCTCAG GCTTTTAACCGTATCATAATGATCCCTGTTCATGCAATCTTGGCATTGTCCCTAATTTTCCAG TCATGGTTGTTGGAGAGAGCAAATTATTCTCAG GAAGCAATTTCGACATTTTATCGGTTTATATGGAATCTCTTCTATGCTGAGTATATCATATTTCCTTTGATCTAG
- the LOC120090396 gene encoding IQ domain-containing protein IQM6-like isoform X2, with the protein MGQLFSCPLGDFEDLDFDAVLVRSISFQDGEMRNPLRSVSFNGRDSEPTILKSCGSLRMRFERPIATRSRELETVYSFKTPSAEMENSEFGISVGSKNNCDRCRNEQFSTPRNYSTPRYTESRHEHYRAALKLQKVYKSFRTRRQLADCAVLVEQRWWKLLDFAELKRSSISFFDIEKPETAISRWSRARTRAAKVGKGLSKDEKARKLALQHWLEAIDPRHRYGHNLQFYYVKWLHCDSKQPFFYWLDIGEGKEVNLERCPRLKLHQQCIKYLGPIERKAYEVVVENGKFLYRYSGKLLHTTGGPRDAKWIFVLSTSKTLYVGLKKKGTFQHSSFLAGGATLAAGRLVVEDGILKAVWPHSGHYLPTEENFLEFMSFLMENNVDLTDVEKSPYEEEELLTKDKCISLQEDSKDHTGGMDTRDTINENNPSSLCSNHTETSKQRISRLSRGLCSKITNLQIPERSNVFDIFKKETLPPSCRARIPDSPSDDGYETAEESFLSEEEFMVPKSNLFDEDEEDNDDRPIPKEKILRRIVSHKEMKSYQLAKQLTSRWTTGAGPRIGCMRDYPQELQNKVLEQAHLSPRGKVVHASHSRTQSRIGSMASTPSSCKDTSTARSPLASNCMVLPQTATPPAECN; encoded by the exons atggGGCAACTGTTTTCATGTCCTTTGGGGGATTTTGAAGATTTGGATTTCGATGCTGTTCTTGTTAGATCAATTAGTTTTCAAGATGGAGAGATGAGGAATCCATTACGGTCTGTTAGTTTCAATGGAAGAGATTCAGAGCCAACCATACTAAAATCCTGCGGATCTCTCCGCATGAGATTTGAACGTCCAATTGCCACAAGATCAAGGGAATTGGAGACGGTCTATTCATTCAAAACTCCATCTGCAGAGATGGAAAACAGTGAGTTTGGGATATCGGTAGGGTCTAAGAATAATTGTGATCGATGTAGAAATGAACAGTTTTCGACGCCACGGAATTACTCAACACCGAGATATACAGAATCTAGGCACGAACACTATAGGGCTGCATTGAAGCTACAGAAAGTGTACAAGAGCTTTAGAACAAGGAGACAGTTAGCAGATTGTGCTGTTCTTGTGGAACAAAGATG GTGGAAGCTGTTGGATTTTGCCGAACTCAAGAGAAGTTCAATATCATTCTTTGATATTGAAAAACCAGAGACGGCGATTTCACGGTGGTCGAGGGCCAGAACCAGAGCTGCCAAG GTAGGGAAAGGTTTGTCAAAGGATGAAAAAGCCAGGAAACTTGCTTTACAGCATTGGCTCGAGGCA ATTGATCCTAGACATCGCTACGGCCATAATCTTCAATTTTACTACGTCAAATGGCTCCACTGTGATAGCAAACAGCCCTTTTTCTATTG GCTTGATATAGGAGAAGGGAAAGAGGTGAACCTTGAGAGATGCCCCAGACTTAAGCTTCATCAACAATGTATCAAATATCTTGGTCCT ATAGAAAGGAAGGCCTACGAGGTTGTGGTGGAAAATGGGAAATTTTTGTACAGGTATAGTGGAAAACTTCTTCACACAACAGGAGGACCAAGAGATGCTAAATGGATCTTTGTATTGAGCACATCAAAAACTTTGTATGTTGGGCTGAAGAAGAAGGGTACATTTCAACATTCAAGTTTCTTGGCTGGTGGAGCCACATTGGCCGCTGGTAGATTGGTGGTGGAAGATGGTATTCTAAAG GCAGTTTGGCCTCACAGTGGCCATTATCTTCCTACAGAGGAAAATTTTCTGGAATTCATGTCTTTCCTTATGGAAAACAACGTGGATCTAACCGATGTTGAG AAAAGCCCatatgaagaagaagaactcCTCACCAAGGACAAATGCATCAGTCTTCAAGAAGATTCTAAGGACCATACTGGTGGAATGGATACAAGAGACACAATCAACGAGAATAATCCATCGAGTCTTTGCTCTAATCATACAGAGACTTCAAAACAAAGAATATCAAGATTATCCAGAGGATTATGCTCAAAGATTACTAACCTTCAAATACCAGAAAGAAGCAATGTGTTTGACATATTCAAGAAGGAAACACTTCCACCTAGTTGCAGAGCTCGCATTCCGGATTCTCCCTCGGACGACGGCTACGAAACAGCTGAAGAATCCTTTTTATCAGAAGAGGAATTCATGGTTCCTAAATCAAACCTATTTGACGAGGATGAAGAAGACAATGATGACCGACCAATCCCGAAGGAGAAAATCTTAAGACGGATTGTATCACATAAAGAAATGAAATCATATCAGTTGGCAAAACAATTAACAAGCAGATGGACAACTGGAGCTGGACCTCGAATTGGTTGCATGAGAGATTATCCACAAGAGCTTCAGAACAAGGTATTAGAGCAAGCTCACTTGTCTCCCAGAGGTAAAGTTGTTCACGCTTCTCATTCCCGGACTCAATCTCGAATCGGCTCCATGGCTTCGACTCCAAGTTCATGTAAAGACACAAGCACAGCCAGAAGTCCACTTGCTTCAAATTGCATGGTATTGCCTCAAACTGCAACACCTCCGGCTGAATGTAATTAG
- the LOC120090396 gene encoding IQ domain-containing protein IQM6-like isoform X1 yields the protein MGQLFSCPLGDFEDLDFDAVLVRSISFQDGEMRNPLRSVSFNGRDSEPTILKSCGSLRMRFERPIATRSRELETVYSFKTPSAEMENSEFGISVGSKNNCDRCRNEQFSTPRNYSTPRYTESRHEHYRAALKLQKVYKSFRTRRQLADCAVLVEQRWFVSKFVCTLLKILNMFMSIYPFKRRSGKDLEFSFPKSSLNRWKLLDFAELKRSSISFFDIEKPETAISRWSRARTRAAKVGKGLSKDEKARKLALQHWLEAIDPRHRYGHNLQFYYVKWLHCDSKQPFFYWLDIGEGKEVNLERCPRLKLHQQCIKYLGPIERKAYEVVVENGKFLYRYSGKLLHTTGGPRDAKWIFVLSTSKTLYVGLKKKGTFQHSSFLAGGATLAAGRLVVEDGILKAVWPHSGHYLPTEENFLEFMSFLMENNVDLTDVEKSPYEEEELLTKDKCISLQEDSKDHTGGMDTRDTINENNPSSLCSNHTETSKQRISRLSRGLCSKITNLQIPERSNVFDIFKKETLPPSCRARIPDSPSDDGYETAEESFLSEEEFMVPKSNLFDEDEEDNDDRPIPKEKILRRIVSHKEMKSYQLAKQLTSRWTTGAGPRIGCMRDYPQELQNKVLEQAHLSPRGKVVHASHSRTQSRIGSMASTPSSCKDTSTARSPLASNCMVLPQTATPPAECN from the exons atggGGCAACTGTTTTCATGTCCTTTGGGGGATTTTGAAGATTTGGATTTCGATGCTGTTCTTGTTAGATCAATTAGTTTTCAAGATGGAGAGATGAGGAATCCATTACGGTCTGTTAGTTTCAATGGAAGAGATTCAGAGCCAACCATACTAAAATCCTGCGGATCTCTCCGCATGAGATTTGAACGTCCAATTGCCACAAGATCAAGGGAATTGGAGACGGTCTATTCATTCAAAACTCCATCTGCAGAGATGGAAAACAGTGAGTTTGGGATATCGGTAGGGTCTAAGAATAATTGTGATCGATGTAGAAATGAACAGTTTTCGACGCCACGGAATTACTCAACACCGAGATATACAGAATCTAGGCACGAACACTATAGGGCTGCATTGAAGCTACAGAAAGTGTACAAGAGCTTTAGAACAAGGAGACAGTTAGCAGATTGTGCTGTTCTTGTGGAACAAAGATGGTTTGTGTCCAAATTCGTTTGTACTctcttgaaaattttaaacatgtTCATGTCAATCTACCCTTTCAAGAGGAGGAGTGGTAAAGATTTGGAGTTTTCTTTTCCTAAATCATCACTTAATAGGTGGAAGCTGTTGGATTTTGCCGAACTCAAGAGAAGTTCAATATCATTCTTTGATATTGAAAAACCAGAGACGGCGATTTCACGGTGGTCGAGGGCCAGAACCAGAGCTGCCAAG GTAGGGAAAGGTTTGTCAAAGGATGAAAAAGCCAGGAAACTTGCTTTACAGCATTGGCTCGAGGCA ATTGATCCTAGACATCGCTACGGCCATAATCTTCAATTTTACTACGTCAAATGGCTCCACTGTGATAGCAAACAGCCCTTTTTCTATTG GCTTGATATAGGAGAAGGGAAAGAGGTGAACCTTGAGAGATGCCCCAGACTTAAGCTTCATCAACAATGTATCAAATATCTTGGTCCT ATAGAAAGGAAGGCCTACGAGGTTGTGGTGGAAAATGGGAAATTTTTGTACAGGTATAGTGGAAAACTTCTTCACACAACAGGAGGACCAAGAGATGCTAAATGGATCTTTGTATTGAGCACATCAAAAACTTTGTATGTTGGGCTGAAGAAGAAGGGTACATTTCAACATTCAAGTTTCTTGGCTGGTGGAGCCACATTGGCCGCTGGTAGATTGGTGGTGGAAGATGGTATTCTAAAG GCAGTTTGGCCTCACAGTGGCCATTATCTTCCTACAGAGGAAAATTTTCTGGAATTCATGTCTTTCCTTATGGAAAACAACGTGGATCTAACCGATGTTGAG AAAAGCCCatatgaagaagaagaactcCTCACCAAGGACAAATGCATCAGTCTTCAAGAAGATTCTAAGGACCATACTGGTGGAATGGATACAAGAGACACAATCAACGAGAATAATCCATCGAGTCTTTGCTCTAATCATACAGAGACTTCAAAACAAAGAATATCAAGATTATCCAGAGGATTATGCTCAAAGATTACTAACCTTCAAATACCAGAAAGAAGCAATGTGTTTGACATATTCAAGAAGGAAACACTTCCACCTAGTTGCAGAGCTCGCATTCCGGATTCTCCCTCGGACGACGGCTACGAAACAGCTGAAGAATCCTTTTTATCAGAAGAGGAATTCATGGTTCCTAAATCAAACCTATTTGACGAGGATGAAGAAGACAATGATGACCGACCAATCCCGAAGGAGAAAATCTTAAGACGGATTGTATCACATAAAGAAATGAAATCATATCAGTTGGCAAAACAATTAACAAGCAGATGGACAACTGGAGCTGGACCTCGAATTGGTTGCATGAGAGATTATCCACAAGAGCTTCAGAACAAGGTATTAGAGCAAGCTCACTTGTCTCCCAGAGGTAAAGTTGTTCACGCTTCTCATTCCCGGACTCAATCTCGAATCGGCTCCATGGCTTCGACTCCAAGTTCATGTAAAGACACAAGCACAGCCAGAAGTCCACTTGCTTCAAATTGCATGGTATTGCCTCAAACTGCAACACCTCCGGCTGAATGTAATTAG
- the LOC120090397 gene encoding homogentisate solanesyltransferase, chloroplastic-like isoform X2, with translation MEHSMFQSVSLRTPAVNSTLKPSLPHCKLLVRPAATTPSRLLPNFALHLQPRWPCGCRRNVLTKSWRRTSIQACTQVGAAGPDPLVNNISAFRDACWRFLRPHTIRGTALGSVSLVTRALIENSHLIKWSLLFKALSGLFALICGNGYIVGINQIYDIGIDKVNKPYLPIAAGDLSVKSAWLLVIFFAVAGLLIVGLNFGPFITSLYSLGLFLGTIYSVPPFRMKRFPVAAFLIIATVRGFLLNFGVYYATRAALGLTFEWSSPVAFITTFVTLFALVIAITKDLPDVEGDRKFQISTLATKLGVRNISLLGSGLLLLNYVAAIAAAIYMPQSWLLERANYSQEAISTFYRFIWNLFYAEYIIFPLI, from the exons ATGGAGCATTCAATGTTTCAATCCGTTTCGCTTCGAACTCCGGCTGTAAATTCCACTCTCAAGCCTTCTCTGCCTCACTGTAAGCTTCTAGTTAGGCCCGCAGCAACTACTCCTTCACGTTTGCTCCCGAATTTCGCTCTTCATCTGCAGCCGAGATGGCCGTGCGGTTGCAGGAGAAATGTTTTGACCAAATCGTGGAGACGAACTTCCATTCAg GCCTGCACTCAAGTTGGAGCTGCAGGACCTGATCCCCTAGTGAACAATATTTCAGCATTTAGAGATGCTTGCTGGAGGTTTTTAAGGCCCCATACAATACGTGGAACAGCTCTAGGATCCGT TTCGTTGGTGACTAGAGCATTGATTGAAAATTCACACCTGATAAAGTGGTCCTTGCTGTTCAAGGCTTTGTCTGGTCTTTTTGCTCTTATATGTGGAAATGGTTATATAGTCGGTATCAATCAGATTTATGATATTGGAATTGACAA AGTCAACAAGCCGTATTTACCGATAGCTGCAGGAGATCTTTCAGTCAAATCTGCATGGCTCTTGGTGATATTTTTTGCAGTTGCTGGTCTATTAATTGTCGGATTGAACTTTGGGCCATTTATTACTTCTCTCTACAGTCTCGGTCTTTTCCTTGGGACTATCTACTCTGttcctccattcagaatgaagaGATTTCCTGTTGCAGCATTTCTTATAATTGCCACA GTACGAggttttcttcttaattttggCGTCTATTATGCCACTAGAGCTGCGCTTGGACTTACGTTTGAGTGGAG CTCACCTGTGGCTTTCATTACCACATTTGTGACCCTGTTTGCTTTAGTGATCGCCATAACAAAAGATCTTCCAGATGTAGAGGGAGATCGCAA GTTTCAGATATCGACCTTAGCAACAAAGCTTGGAGTTAGAAATATTTCACTTCTTGGTTCTGGACTTCTGCTGTTAAATTATGTTGCTGCTATAGCAGCTGCAATTTACATGCCTCAG TCATGGTTGTTGGAGAGAGCAAATTATTCTCAG GAAGCAATTTCGACATTTTATCGGTTTATATGGAATCTCTTCTATGCTGAGTATATCATATTTCCTTTGATCTAG